In a genomic window of Helianthus annuus cultivar XRQ/B chromosome 10, HanXRQr2.0-SUNRISE, whole genome shotgun sequence:
- the LOC110885486 gene encoding ras-related protein RABA2a — protein MARRPDEEYDYLFKVVLIGDSGVGKSNLLSRFTRNEFCLESKSTIGVEFATRTLQVEGRTIKAQIWDTAGQERYRAITSAYYRGALGALLVYDVTKPTTFENISRWLKELRDHADANIVIMLIGNKTDLKHLRAVAVEDAQSFAEREGLSFIETSALEAVNVEKSFQTILGEIYRIISKKSISAGETGPASVKQGETLVVGSQDANAKKACCSSS, from the exons ATGGCAAGAAGACCGGACGAAGAGTACGATTACCTGTTCAAAGTCGTGTTGATTGGCGATTCAGGCGTTGGTAAATCCAATCTTCTCTCCAGATTCACCAGAAATGAGTTCTGTTTGGAATCTAAATCCACTATCGGCGTCGAATTCGCTACTCGTACTCTTCAA GTTGAAGGAAGGACGATAAAGGCTCAGATATGGGACACAGCAGGACAAGAGCGATACAGAGCAATCACGAGTGCATATTACAGGGGTGCCCTTGGAGCACTTCTAGTCTATGACGTCACAAAACCGACAACCTTTGAAAACATAAGCAGGTGGTTGAAGGAATTAAGGGACCATGCAGATGCCAACATTGTGATCATGCTTATAGGTAACAAAACTGATCTCAAACATCTTAGGGCTGTTGCTGTAGAAGATGCACAAAGTTTTGCAGAGAGAGAAGGTCTCTCTTTCATTGAGACATCTGCTTTAGAAGCTGTAAATGTTGAGAAGTCGTTTCAAACGATTCTTGGTGAGATATATCGAATTATTAGCAAGAAATCGATATCTGCAGGTGAGACTGGACCGGCTAGCGTTAAACAGGGTGAGACACTTGTTGTTGGATCACAAGATGCTAATGCAAAGAAGGCTTGTTGTTCATCGTCCTAA
- the LOC110885487 gene encoding ras-related protein RABD1, which yields MSNEYDYLFKLLLIGDSSVGKSCLLLRFADDSYVDSYISTIGVDFKIRTVEQDRKTIKLQIWDTAGQERFRTITSSYYRGAHGIIIVYDVTEMESFNNVKQWLSEIDRYANESVCKLLVGNKCDLVENKVVDTQTAKAFADELGIPFLETSAKDSVNVEQAFLTMAAEIKKKMGNQPTGDKSIVQIKGQPIEQKSNCCG from the exons ATGAGCAACGAATA CGATTATCTCTTCAAACTTTTACTCATCGGTGACTCCTCCGTCGGAAAATCATGCCTTCTTCTCCGATTTGCT GATGATTCTTATGTGGATAGTTACATAAGCACAATTGGAGTTGACTTT AAAATTAGGACTGTGGAGCAGGATAGGAAGACCATCAAGCTGCAGATA TGGGATACTGCTGGCCAGGAGCGGTTTCGGACTATAACAAGCAGTTACTACAGAGGAGCACATGGAATAATT ATCGTGTATGATGTGACTGAGATGGAGAGCTTCAACAATGTGAAGCAATGGCTGAGTGAAATCGACAGATATGCAAATGAATCAGTCTGCAAGCTTCTTGTTGGAAACAAATGTGATCTAGTTGAGAACAAGGTTGTTGACACACAAACAGCTAAG GCATTTGCAGATGAGCTCGGGATCCCTTTCCTCGAGACCAGTGCAAAAGACTCCGTAAACGTGGAACAGGCTTTCTTGACAATGGCTGCAGAGATAAAGAAAAA AATGGGTAACCAGCCAACGGGCGACAAGAGCATAGTTCAAATCAAAGGGCAGCCGATTGAGCAGAAGAGCAATTGTTGTGGTTAA